One Vigna unguiculata cultivar IT97K-499-35 chromosome 7, ASM411807v1, whole genome shotgun sequence genomic region harbors:
- the LOC114189653 gene encoding ABC transporter G family member 8: MEHQSSPPPPPPSKTYTLTATSICYTKSSSTRLPLFFNHCTTTPPAYILKDVSLTAHPSQILAVVGPSGAGKSTLLDILAARTLPSHGTLSLNSSPLLPSSFRKLSSYVPQHDHSLPLLTVSETFLFAATLLKPSAPNLRALVSQLLSQLRLSHLAHTRLAHGLSGGERRRVSIGLSLLHDPAVLLLDEPTSGLDSTSAFKVMQILKQTCLSRNRTIILSIHQPSFKILSCIDRILLLSKGTVVHHGTVATLQAFLHSNGYTVPHQLNALEYAMEILNEIKPLTPPSLPESPESSSSSSVNLVPGGGRTGNSGESIMYKSSRVHEIFTLYVRFWKIIYRTRQLLLTNTAEALLVGLVLGTIYINIGFGKEGIEKRFGLFAFTLTFLLSSTTETLPIFINERPIILRETSSGVYRLSSHLIANTLVFLPYLFVVAVMYSIPVYFLVGLCASWFSFAYFVLVIWVIVLMANSFVLFLSSLAPNYISGTSLLTVLLAAFFLFSGYFISKDSLPKYWLFMHFLSMYKYALDALLINEYSCLLTKCLIWYQENEECMITGADVLQKRGIKESERWTNVYILISFFVVYRLLCFLVLIRRVSRSKT, encoded by the coding sequence ATGGAACACCAATCGTCACCGCCACCGCCACCACCATCCAAAACCTACACACTAACCGCCACCTCGATATGCTACACCAAATCCTCCTCCACCAGACTGCCTCTCTTCTTCAACCATTGCACCACCACCCCTCCAGCCTACATCCTCAAGGATGTCTCCCTCACCGCCCACCCTTCCCAAATCCTCGCCGTGGTGGGCCCTAGCGGCGCCGGCAAGTCCACCCTCCTGGACATCCTCGCCGCCCGCACCCTCCCCTCCCACGGCACCCTCTCCCTCAACTCTTCCCCTCTCCTCCCCTCCTCCTTTCGCAAGCTCTCCTCCTACGTCCCCCAACACGACCACTCCCTCCCTCTCCTCACCGTCTCCGAAACCTTCCTCTTTGCCGCCACCCTCCTCAAACCCTCCGCCCCCAACCTCCGCGCCCTCGTCTCCCAACTCCTTTCCCAACTGCGCCTCTCCCATCTCGCCCACACGCGCCTCGCCCACGGCCTCTCCGGCGGCGAACGCAGAAGGGTCTCCATCGGTCTCAGCCTCCTCCACGATCCCGCCGTGCTACTCCTCGACGAACCCACCTCGGGGCTTGACAGCACTTCCGCCTTCAAAGTCATGCAGATTCTCAAACAAACTTGCCTCTCTCGCAACAGAACCATCATCCTCTCCATCCACCAACCCAGCTTCAAGATCCTCTCCTGCATTGACAGGATATTGCTGCTTTCCAAGGGAACCGTAGTTCATCATGGAACCGTTGCCACCTTGCAAGCCTTCTTGCACTCCAATGGCTACACCGTCCCTCACCAACTCAATGCCTTGGAATATGCCATGGAGATTTTGAATGAGATTAAACCTCTCACTCCACCCAGTCTTCCGGAGTCGCCTGAAAGTTCAAGTTCAAGTTCAGTAAATTTGGTTCCTGGTGGTGGACGAACAGGGAACAGTGGAGAGAGCATCATGTATAAAAGCTCTAGGGTGCACGAGATTTTCACTCTTTACGTCAGATTTTGGAAGATTATTTACCGAACAAGGCAACTTCTTCTGACCAACACTGCTGAAGCGCTTCTGGTGGGGCTTGTGTTGGGAACTATTTATATCAACATAGGTTTTGGTAAAGAAGGGATCGAGAAAAGGTTTGGTCTGTTTGCTTTCACTCTCACCTTTCTCTTATCTTCCACCACCGAAACCCTTCCCATCTTCATCAACGAGAGGCCTATCATATTAAGAGAAACTTCCAGTGGGGTTTATAGGCTCTCTTCTCATCTCATTGCAAATACGCTTGTTTTCTTGCCCTACTTGTTCGTTGTTGCTGTTATGTATTCTATCCCGGTTTACTTCTTAGTTGGCCTCTGTGCTTCATGGTTTTCTTTTGCTTACTTTGTCCTCGTCATTTGGGTCATAGTTCTCATGGCAAACTCCTTCGTACTCTTTTTGAGCTCTCTTGCACCCAACTATATCTCCGGAACTTCCCTCTTGACGGTGCTTCTGGCGGCGTTTTTTCTGTTCTCCGGTTACTTTATCTCCAAGGATAGCTTGCCCAAGTACTGGCTCTTCATGCACTTCTTGTCCATGTACAAATATGCTCTTGACGCTCTTCTCATCAACGAGTACTCGTGCTTGCTGACAAAGTGTTTGATATGGTACCAAGAGAATGAAGAGTGCATGATCACCGGCGCTGACGTGCTACAGAAGAGAGGGATTAAGGAGAGTGAAAGGTGGACCAACGTGTACATCTTGATCAGCTTCTTTGTGGTGTATCGTTTGCTTTGCTTCTTGGTTTTGATTCGGAGGGTGTCGAGATCCAAAACATAA
- the LOC114192513 gene encoding reticulon-like protein B5, which produces MASMDTDSFVEKMEEKFHDNDSDSESYSDSDDDHSNRPPVKAAGSNVYRLFGREQPVHKVLGGGKPADILLWRNRKSTGIALGAGTAVWVFFEMMEYHLITFICHLLIMFLGGLFLWSNASVFIHKSPLHIPHIVIPEDCVLEAASAIRNEINRAFVVLREIGTGRDLKKFLSVVAVLWVISVIGGWFHALTLFYLFYLSLFTFPLLYEKHEDQVDAIGEKAMIEIKKQYAVFDAKVLSQIPIAGLKKD; this is translated from the exons ATGGCGTCAATGGATACGGATTCCTTCGTCGAAAAGATGGAAGAGAAGTTTCACGACAACGACTCCGATTCCGAATCCTATTCCGATTCCGACGACGACCACTCCAATAGGCCGCCGGTCAAGGCCGCCGGATCCAACGTTTACCGCCTCTTCGGCCGGGAACAGCCCGTACATAAGGTCCTCGGCGGTGGAAAAC CTGCCGATATTTTGCTATGGAGGAATCGGAAAAGCACAGGAATTGCACTTGGTGCTGGCACTGCCGTTTGGGTTTTCTTTGAGATGATGGAATACCACCTGATAACTTTTATTTGCCATTTATTGATTATGTTTCTCGGTGGACTTTTCTTGTGGTCCAATGCATCTGTCTTTATCCACAA GTCTCCACTACACATCCCGCATATAGTAATTCCCGAGGATTGCGTTCTTGAGGCTGCTTCTGCTAtaagaaatgaaattaacaGAGCCTTCGTTGTTTTGCGGGAAATTGGAACAGGGAGAGATTTAAAGAAGTTTCTTAGC GTTGTTGCTGTATTATGGGTTATCTCAGTTATTGGGGGTTGGTTCCACGCCTTGACCTTATTTTATCTAT TCTATTTGTCACTGTTCACATTCCCACTGCTGTATGAGAAACACGAAGACCAGGTTGATGCAATCGGTGAGAAGGCAatgattgagataaaaaaacaatatgcAGTTTTTGATGCTAAGGTTTTGAGCCAGATACCAATAGCGGGACTCAAAAAAGATTAG
- the LOC114189817 gene encoding F-box protein At5g52880, with product MSSPSERYQKLGLRESLQKCYRYPIACKELSFILREAFHQIPKSLQSIIFEDTLFAFRLLPEIETKSAVSAVHFLLQSVEAALPNRKKNVAVTEFKHAMVSHKRRNKAQLVEKGSLQLPQDILVHVFSFLDMKSLVSVGLVCRSWNIAANDNHLWQMQYVVLFGNGAKLKHAKTVEGQNYRLLQGTVDNRLITNWKESVKGAYTGALSSILTTNRGYCGHCKSVVWLNNAKCPNLHSGISEIQDIKPVTAFQVVEYLLDDSLPITSSSDSDSDSEGGPISKLWAYGKFRK from the exons ATGTCAAGCCCATCGGAGAGATACCAAAAACTTGGGTTAAGAGAGTCTCTACAAAAGTGTTACAGATATCCAATTGCCTGCAAAGAGCTAAGCTTTATCCTCAGAGAAGCCTTTCATCAAATTCCCAAAAGTTTGCAATCCATAATCTTCGAAGACACCCTCTTCGCTTTTCGTCTCCTCCCAGA AATAGAGACTAAGAGTGCCGTTTCAGCAGTCCACTTCCTCCTTCAGAGTGTAGAAGCAGCACTGCCAAATCGAAAAAAGAATGTGGCTGTAACAGAATTTAAGCATGCTATGGTTTCTCATAAGAGACGCAACAAAGCTCAACTGGTAGAGAAAG GTTCACTGCAACTTCCACAAGATATTCTTGTACACGTTTTCAGTTTTCTTGATATGAAATCTTTGGTTTCGGTGGGACTAGTCTGCCG GTCATGGAACATAGCTGCAAATGATAATCATCTGTGGCAGATGCAGTATGTTGTACTGTTCGGTAATGGTGCTAAACTGAAGCATGCGAAAACGGTTGAGGGCCAGAACTATAGGCTTTTGCAGGGAACCGTGGATAATAGACTTATTACTAACTGGAAAGAGAGTGTTAAAGGAGCATACACTG GAGCATTATCTAGTATATTAACAACCAACCGGGGATATTGTGGACACTGCAAATCAGTAGTTTGGCTAAATAACGCAAAATGCCCCAATTTACACTCTGGAATATCTGAAATTCAAGATATCAAGCCAGTAACAGCATTCCAG GTTGTGGAATATCTTTTAGATGATTCTCTGCCCATAACATCTTCCTCAGACAGTGACAGTGATTCTGAAGGAGGACCAATTTCGAAGTTATGGGCATATGGGAAGTTCAGGAAGTAA
- the LOC114191506 gene encoding 26S proteasome regulatory subunit 6A homolog isoform X1, with the protein MEQKHVLLSALSVGVGLGVGLGLSTGQAVQKWVRGSCESDEISGEQIVLELNNKVIDGKNSKTTFKDFPYYLSERDQFLLTSAGYVYLKQNFSKHMRNLCPASRAMLLSGPAELYQQKLAQALAHHFESKLLLLDIIDFSLEMQRKYGCPRKEPYFKRSISEVTLERVSDLFGSFTILPSTGRIRGTLLRQSSEIENSSNPLKLFRNASTACDTISSSQCDQSDPAPLKGTSGFCFDEKLFVQSLYKVLVSISETSSIILYIKDAEKLFVRSPRLHNLFQNLLKKLSGPVLILGSQILDHENYKEVDEKLTMLFPYNIEIKAPQNDSDLASWKTKLKEDTKTILFQDTRNHIAEVLAASDIDCDDLNSVCHSDTTLLSNWIEEIVASAVSFHLRETKDPEYRNGKLLISANSLSHVLSLFQESESNSETKDSNKDVPPDNEYEKRMRADVVPAKEIGVRFEDIGALDDIKEILQDEVLLPLRRPDLFNGGLLKPYKGILLFGPPGTGKTMLAKAIANEAGASFINVSISTITSKWFGEDEKNVRALFSLAAKVAPTIIFIDEVDSMLGQRTKSGEHEAMRKIKNEFMVHWDGLLSKPGKRILVLAATNRPYDLDEAIIRRFERRIMVGIPSAENREMILKTLLAKEKYENIDFKELSIMTKGYTGSDLKNLCTAAAYRPVRELLRQERIKENKKTEAEVQISENASDAKEDKENRVITLRPINMDDMRQAKSQVTASFAAEGSIMSELEEWNDLFGEGGSRKKKQEQLTYFL; encoded by the exons ATGGAACAGAAACACGTGTTGTTGTCAGCATTGAGTGTTGGGGTTGGATTGGGTGTAGGACTTGGATTGAGTACAGGACAGGCTGTTCAAAAATGGGTGAGAGGGAGTTGTGAATCAGATGAGATTTCTGGGGAGCAAATTGTGCTGGAGCTGAACAACAAAGTCATTGATGGGAAGAACAGCAAAACCACATTCAAGGACTTTCCTTATTACTTAAG TGAAAGagaccaatttttgttaacaagtGCTGGATATGTTTATTTGAAACAAAACTTTTCCAAGCACATGAGGAACCTTTGTCCAGCTAGCAGAGCTATGTTGCTTTCTGGACCTGCAG AACTTTATCAGCAAAAGCTTGCCCAAGCTTTAGCTCATCACTTTGAATCGAAGTTACTGTTGCTAGACATAATTGACTTCTCATTGGag ATGCAGAGGAAATATGGATGTCCCCGAAAAGAACCG TATTTTAAAAGGTCCATTTCTGAGGTGACTTTGGAGCGAGTGTCGGATTTGTTTGGGTCCTTTACAATCCTCCCTTCAACTGGCAGAATCAGAG GTACACTACTTCGACAGAGTAGTGAAATTGAAAATTCCAGCAATCCTCTGAAACTTTTTAGGAATGCCTCTACTGCATGTGATACGATTAGCTCTTCTCAATGTGATCAATCAGATCCAG CTCCTTTGAAGGGCACAAGCGGCTTCTGTTTTGATGAAAAGCTCTTCGTGCAATCACTTTATAAG GTCTTGGTTTCCATCTCGGAAACCAGTTccattattttatacattaaggATGCTGAGAAGCTCTTTGTTCGATCACCAAGGCTACACAATTTGTTCCAAAATCTACTAAAGAAACTTTCAGGACCAGTACTAATACTCGGTTCGCAGATATTGGATcatgaaaattataaagaagTTGATGAGAAGCTCACAATGTTATTCCCTTACAACATTGAGATCAAAGCACCTCAAAATGACAGCGATCTTGCAAGCTGGAAAACCAAACTGAAAGAGGACACGAAAACAATTCTGTTTCAAGATACCAGAAACCACATTGCTGAAGTACTTGCAGCAAGTGATATTGATTGTGATGACTTGAATTCCGTCTGCCATTCTGACACTACGCTGCTCAGTAATTGGATTGAAGAGATTGTGGCATCTGCGGTTTCTTTCCACTTAAGGGAGACTAAAGATCCAGAATACCGGAATGGAAAATTACTTATATCAGCCAATAG TTTGTCCCATGTGTTAAGTTTGTTCCAGGAAAGTGAAAGTAATTCGGAGACTAAAGATTCAAACAAG GATGTTCCTCCTGACAACGAGTATGAGAAGCGCATGAGAGCAGATGTTGTGCCTGCAAAAGAGATAGGAGTTAGATTTGAAGATATTGGTGCATTGGATGATATTAAAGAAATACTTCAAGATGAAGTCCTACTTCCCCTCAGAAGACCAGATTTATTCAATGGTGGGCTTTTGAAGCCTTATAAAGGTATATTGCTTTTTGGGCCTCCTGGTACAGGAAAAACAATGCTTGCAAAGGCAATTGCAAATGAAGCTGGAGCAAGTTTCATCAATGTCTCAATCTCGACCATCACTTCAAAATGGTTTGGAGAAGATGAAAAGAATGTCCGAGCTCTGTTTTCACTAGCAGCAAAGGTTGCTCCAACTATTATTTTCATTGATGAGGTTGATAGCATGCTTGGGCAACGGACTAAATCTGGGGAGCATGAGGCAATGAGAAAGATTAAAAATGAATTCATGGTCCACTGGGATGGCCTATTGTCAAAACCTGGTAAGCGTATTCTGGTTCTTGCTGCAACTAACAGGCCATATGACCTTGATGAAGCAATTATAAGACGGTTTGAGCGTAG GATCATGGTTGGTATTCCATCTGCTGAGAACAGGGAAATGATCTTGAAAACTCTCCTAGCtaaggaaaaatatgaaaatattgacTTTAAAGAGCTTTCAATCATGACAAAAGGATATACTGGAAGTGATCTTAAG AATTTGTGCACGGCTGCTGCTTATCGACCTGTTAGAGAGCTACTACGACAAGAGAGGATTAAGGAAAAT aagaaaacGGAAGCAGAAGTTCAAATCTCAGAAAATGCATCTGATGCtaaagaagataaagaaaaccgagTTATTACTTTGAGACCTATAAACATGGATGACATGAGACAGGCAAAGAGTCAG GTGACTGCTAGTTTTGCAGCAGAAGGATCAATAATGAGTGAGCTTGAGGAGTGGAATGATTTGTTTGGAGAAGGAGGTTCAAGGAAGAAGAAGCAGGAGCAGCTTACTTATTTCCTTTAA
- the LOC114189941 gene encoding probable membrane-associated kinase regulator 5, with the protein MDALNFLKFWRNATMTTTSEPHLVVETDTESDEDDSFFDLELTLPDFDNKENNTATNKSDEDPKQTTTTTTNELKSLPSKDELGKTENDVPFKTTLPLSPAEPISKRKVLPIEPVSKPQSPIALLRSAPSFRIFMFRKRNRAPPQKTDHSANDAKVFAVKLSVEDLRSSPALSRDNSTRSFGSKVRGYSYEEPKPERFSKEVLRKYLKLIKPLYVKVSKRYSDNMRFPGEGFAASPSSSPSVASVSSTTESKQGKGMRVGSKHLGKSRSASSAVAGVGSPASRSDDTLLLQHDGIQSAILHCKRSFNSREGSMYPARKSLDGERGAKV; encoded by the exons ATGGACGCTCTGAACTTCCTCAAGTTCTGGAGAAACGCCACCATGACCACTACATCCGAGCCCCACCTAGTGGTCGAAACCGACACTGAATCCGACGAAGATGACTCCTTCTTCGACTTGGAGCTCACGCTACCCGATTTCgacaacaaagaaaacaacacCGCCACCAACAAAAGCGACGAAGACCCTAAACAAACGACGACGACGACAACAAATGAACTCAAAAGTCTCCCCTCCAAAGACGAACTGGGCAAAACAGAAAACGACGTTCCGTTCAAAACTACACTACCTCTGTCTCCTGCCGAACCTATCTCCAAACGTAAGGTCCTCCCAATCGAGCCCGTATCCAAACCTCAATCCCCCATTGCGCTTCTCAGGTCCGCCCCAAGCTTCAGAATCTTCATGTTCCGAAAGCGAAACAGAGCTCCTCCGCAGAAAACGGACCACTCTGCAAACGACGCTAAGGTCTTCGCGGTCAAGCTCAGCGTCGAAGATTTGCGATCCTCCCCCGCTCTCAGCAGGGATAACAGCACGAGAAGCTTCGGGAGCAAGGTTCGGGGTTACAGCTACGAGGAGCCGAAACCGGAGCGGTTCTCGAAGGAGGTGTTGCGGAAGTATCTGAAACTGATTAAGCCTCTGTATGTGAAAGTCTCCAAGAGATATAGTGATAACATGAGATTTCCCGGCGAAGGTTTCGCAGCGTCGCCGTCTTCGTCGCCGTCGGTGGCCTCTGTTTCTTCGACGACGGAGTCGAAACAGGGGAAGGGGATGAGGGTGGGTTCGAAACATTTGGGGAAGAGTCGGTCTGCGTCGTCGGCAGTGGCCGGAGTTGGTTCCCCGGCGAGTAGGAGCGATGATACGCTGCTGCTGCAGCATGATGGGATTCAAAGCGCCATTCTTCATTGCAAGAGGTCCTTTAACTCGAGAG AAGGATCAATGTATCCGGCGAGAAAGTCATTGGACGGTGAACGTGGGGCAAAAGTGTAA
- the LOC114191506 gene encoding peroxisomal biogenesis factor 6 isoform X2 — MEQKHVLLSALSVGVGLGVGLGLSTGQAVQKWVRGSCESDEISGEQIVLELNNKVIDGKNSKTTFKDFPYYLSERDQFLLTSAGYVYLKQNFSKHMRNLCPASRAMLLSGPAELYQQKLAQALAHHFESKLLLLDIIDFSLEMQRKYGCPRKEPYFKRSISEVTLERVSDLFGSFTILPSTGRIRGTLLRQSSEIENSSNPLKLFRNASTACDTISSSQCDQSDPAPLKGTSGFCFDEKLFVQSLYKVLVSISETSSIILYIKDAEKLFVRSPRLHNLFQNLLKKLSGPVLILGSQILDHENYKEVDEKLTMLFPYNIEIKAPQNDSDLASWKTKLKEDTKTILFQDTRNHIAEVLAASDIDCDDLNSVCHSDTTLLSNWIEEIVASAVSFHLRETKDPEYRNGKLLISANSLSHVLSLFQESESNSETKDSNKDVPPDNEYEKRMRADVVPAKEIGVRFEDIGALDDIKEILQDEVLLPLRRPDLFNGGLLKPYKGILLFGPPGTGKTMLAKAIANEAGASFINVSISTITSKWFGEDEKNVRALFSLAAKVAPTIIFIDEVDSMLGQRTKSGEHEAMRKIKNEFMVHWDGLLSKPGKRILVLAATNRPYDLDEAIIRRFERRIMVGIPSAENREMILKTLLAKEKYENIDFKELSIMTKGYTGSDLKNLCTAAAYRPVRELLRQERIKENKTEAEVQISENASDAKEDKENRVITLRPINMDDMRQAKSQVTASFAAEGSIMSELEEWNDLFGEGGSRKKKQEQLTYFL; from the exons ATGGAACAGAAACACGTGTTGTTGTCAGCATTGAGTGTTGGGGTTGGATTGGGTGTAGGACTTGGATTGAGTACAGGACAGGCTGTTCAAAAATGGGTGAGAGGGAGTTGTGAATCAGATGAGATTTCTGGGGAGCAAATTGTGCTGGAGCTGAACAACAAAGTCATTGATGGGAAGAACAGCAAAACCACATTCAAGGACTTTCCTTATTACTTAAG TGAAAGagaccaatttttgttaacaagtGCTGGATATGTTTATTTGAAACAAAACTTTTCCAAGCACATGAGGAACCTTTGTCCAGCTAGCAGAGCTATGTTGCTTTCTGGACCTGCAG AACTTTATCAGCAAAAGCTTGCCCAAGCTTTAGCTCATCACTTTGAATCGAAGTTACTGTTGCTAGACATAATTGACTTCTCATTGGag ATGCAGAGGAAATATGGATGTCCCCGAAAAGAACCG TATTTTAAAAGGTCCATTTCTGAGGTGACTTTGGAGCGAGTGTCGGATTTGTTTGGGTCCTTTACAATCCTCCCTTCAACTGGCAGAATCAGAG GTACACTACTTCGACAGAGTAGTGAAATTGAAAATTCCAGCAATCCTCTGAAACTTTTTAGGAATGCCTCTACTGCATGTGATACGATTAGCTCTTCTCAATGTGATCAATCAGATCCAG CTCCTTTGAAGGGCACAAGCGGCTTCTGTTTTGATGAAAAGCTCTTCGTGCAATCACTTTATAAG GTCTTGGTTTCCATCTCGGAAACCAGTTccattattttatacattaaggATGCTGAGAAGCTCTTTGTTCGATCACCAAGGCTACACAATTTGTTCCAAAATCTACTAAAGAAACTTTCAGGACCAGTACTAATACTCGGTTCGCAGATATTGGATcatgaaaattataaagaagTTGATGAGAAGCTCACAATGTTATTCCCTTACAACATTGAGATCAAAGCACCTCAAAATGACAGCGATCTTGCAAGCTGGAAAACCAAACTGAAAGAGGACACGAAAACAATTCTGTTTCAAGATACCAGAAACCACATTGCTGAAGTACTTGCAGCAAGTGATATTGATTGTGATGACTTGAATTCCGTCTGCCATTCTGACACTACGCTGCTCAGTAATTGGATTGAAGAGATTGTGGCATCTGCGGTTTCTTTCCACTTAAGGGAGACTAAAGATCCAGAATACCGGAATGGAAAATTACTTATATCAGCCAATAG TTTGTCCCATGTGTTAAGTTTGTTCCAGGAAAGTGAAAGTAATTCGGAGACTAAAGATTCAAACAAG GATGTTCCTCCTGACAACGAGTATGAGAAGCGCATGAGAGCAGATGTTGTGCCTGCAAAAGAGATAGGAGTTAGATTTGAAGATATTGGTGCATTGGATGATATTAAAGAAATACTTCAAGATGAAGTCCTACTTCCCCTCAGAAGACCAGATTTATTCAATGGTGGGCTTTTGAAGCCTTATAAAGGTATATTGCTTTTTGGGCCTCCTGGTACAGGAAAAACAATGCTTGCAAAGGCAATTGCAAATGAAGCTGGAGCAAGTTTCATCAATGTCTCAATCTCGACCATCACTTCAAAATGGTTTGGAGAAGATGAAAAGAATGTCCGAGCTCTGTTTTCACTAGCAGCAAAGGTTGCTCCAACTATTATTTTCATTGATGAGGTTGATAGCATGCTTGGGCAACGGACTAAATCTGGGGAGCATGAGGCAATGAGAAAGATTAAAAATGAATTCATGGTCCACTGGGATGGCCTATTGTCAAAACCTGGTAAGCGTATTCTGGTTCTTGCTGCAACTAACAGGCCATATGACCTTGATGAAGCAATTATAAGACGGTTTGAGCGTAG GATCATGGTTGGTATTCCATCTGCTGAGAACAGGGAAATGATCTTGAAAACTCTCCTAGCtaaggaaaaatatgaaaatattgacTTTAAAGAGCTTTCAATCATGACAAAAGGATATACTGGAAGTGATCTTAAG AATTTGTGCACGGCTGCTGCTTATCGACCTGTTAGAGAGCTACTACGACAAGAGAGGATTAAGGAAAAT aaaacGGAAGCAGAAGTTCAAATCTCAGAAAATGCATCTGATGCtaaagaagataaagaaaaccgagTTATTACTTTGAGACCTATAAACATGGATGACATGAGACAGGCAAAGAGTCAG GTGACTGCTAGTTTTGCAGCAGAAGGATCAATAATGAGTGAGCTTGAGGAGTGGAATGATTTGTTTGGAGAAGGAGGTTCAAGGAAGAAGAAGCAGGAGCAGCTTACTTATTTCCTTTAA